The segment GCGGCGTATAATTCATCTACATTCCAAGGCTGGTGTGTAGTCGGCAAGCCGAATTTTTCACACATGGCGATAATCTTTTCTGTCATACCAGCTGGCATCAGTCCTTTTTTCTCAGCTGTGCGTGAGATTTGTACCATACCGATGGCAACAGCTTCACCGTGCATGACCTGGCCGTAGCCAGCGGTCGCTTCAATAGCATGTCCAATCGTGTGACCGAAGTTGAGGTAGAGTCTGACACCGTTGTCTAATTCATCTTCGACAACAACCTTGCGTTTGACTTCACAGGAGTGGTAGATAATATAGTCAGCATGCTCCAGAATGCTCTCGATAGAGCCGTCTAATTGGTCTAGGGTTTCCCAGAGCTCCACATCATCTATTAAGCCATATTTGACAACCTCGCCCATTCCTTCAATCAATTCTCGTTTGCCGAGTGTTTTTAGGGTATCAGGGTCAATGAGAACGCCGTCTGGCTGGCAGAAGGTGCCCACCATATTTTTGGCAAATGGGATGTTCACGCCAGTTTTTCCCCCGATAGAAGAATCGACTTGGGCAGTTAGGCTGGTTGGAATTTGTAGGAAATGGATACCACGCATATAGGTAGAAGCGACAAAACCTGCCAAATCGCCAACGACTCCCCCACCGAGAGCAATGATTCCATCACTTCGTGTCATACCATTTTTTACGAGAAATTCGTAGGCCTGGTTGACGGTATCAAGATTTTTTGAGGCTTCACCTTCTGGAAATTCAAAGACAATGGTTTCAAAACCAGCTTGTTCTAAGCTTGACTGAACTGTTTCGCGGTAGAGTGTGCCAACGTGGTCATCTGTAATAATGGCGATTTTCTGAGGTTTCCAAAGTTCTTTGATCCATGTACCTATCTGTGCTAAACTTCCTCTTTGGATAAGGATGTCGTAGGGAGTGTTGGGAAGATTGACGGTCAGTTTCATCAGATTTCCTCTCTATTTGATGTCGTATTTCTGGACTAATTGGTCCCAAATCAAGTCAGTCGGCATTTCCTTACCAGTCCAGGCTTGGAATGCTTCAGCCGCTTGGAAAAGGAGCATGCCCAAACCGTTAATAGTAGGGGTGCCTTGTGATTGGGCTAGTTTTAATAAAGGTGTTTCGAATGGTTGATAAATCACATCTGCAACCAAAAGATTTTCGGGAAAGCGAATGGTAGACGGAACAGGTTGAGAATACCCATCCATGCCTACACTGGTTCCGTTGACTAGTAAGTCGGAGTTGGTGATATGTTCCTGTAGTAATTGGCTATCTTCAAGCGCTAGGACCTGTATGGGAACTCCAGTTGCTTGAGCAATAGGTGTAAGACTCGTCTGTGTTCTTTCCAAGCTTTGTTGACGGCAGAAAATGGTAATGTTCTTTGCACCATCCAATGTAGCCTGAGCTATGATAGCAGTAGAAGCACCACCACCACCTAGAATGGTCAGTCGCTTGTTGCGTACTTGGAATCCTCTTAGTTTTTCTAAACTTTTGAAGAATCCAATGCCATCGGTATTATGACCGATTAGTAAGCCATCCTGATGAATGACGGTATTGACAGCGCCAATCAAGCGAGCAGAGTCAGTCAGGTTATCGAGATAAGGGATGACAGCCTGCTTATAGGGCATGGACAGGTTGATACCAAACATATCATATCGTTTGATATTTTCAAGCGTTACAGCCAAATATTCCTCGGGAATTTCCCAAGCGACATAGACACCATTTACACCTGTTTCTTTAAAGGCCAGATTATGTATGAAGGGAGAAATGGAGTGTTTGATTGGCTTTGCAACTACGGCAGCAAGACGAGTGTAACCATCAATGTTCATAGCTTACCTCCAAATTATTTATCGTATAAAAAATTAAGGAAAGAATTAGACAGTTTGATGAATTTCACGAATCAGAGCTTCCGTTTTTTCCCAACCTAAGCAAGGGTCGGTAATGGATTTGCCGAATACCTCAGGGCTATCTTGACGGCCGTCTTCTAAGTAGGATTCAATCATGAAACCACGGACATATTTGCGAATGGATTCGTTCCAAGCACGGTTGATGAGGGTCTGACGGACGATACGGATTTGTTCCAGGTAGTTTTTACCAGAATTATCATGGTTGGTATCAATTACGATAAATGGATTTTTAAGACCAAATTGTTCATACTGTTTGATGGTTTTCAAGAGAATATCATAGTAGTAGTTTGGCTCATAACCGCCCTTTTCAGTATTGGCACCACGAAGGATAGCATGAGCTAGAGGGTTGCCATCTGTATCAACTTCTGCATCACGGTAAATAAAGTTCTGTTTGTTTTGTGCGGCGTAGATACCATTGAACATAACGGTCAAATTACCAGAAGTTGGGTTTTTCATACCAGTTGGCATATCGATACCTGATGCAACAAATCTATGTTCTTGGTCTTCAACCGAACGCGCTCCGATAGCATGGTAGGACACCAAGTCTTCCACAAGAGGGTAGTTGGCAGAATAGAGCATTTCATCAGCAGTTGTGAGTCCGGTCTCAGTAATGACACGGTAGTGCAGATTACGAACGGCAGCGATTCCGTTAATGAGGTCTGGTAATTTAGAAGTATCTGGCTGATGAACCAGTCCTTTATAGCCTTCCCCATTGGTACGTGGCTT is part of the Streptococcus suis genome and harbors:
- a CDS encoding shikimate dehydrogenase, which encodes MNIDGYTRLAAVVAKPIKHSISPFIHNLAFKETGVNGVYVAWEIPEEYLAVTLENIKRYDMFGINLSMPYKQAVIPYLDNLTDSARLIGAVNTVIHQDGLLIGHNTDGIGFFKSLEKLRGFQVRNKRLTILGGGGASTAIIAQATLDGAKNITIFCRQQSLERTQTSLTPIAQATGVPIQVLALEDSQLLQEHITNSDLLVNGTSVGMDGYSQPVPSTIRFPENLLVADVIYQPFETPLLKLAQSQGTPTINGLGMLLFQAAEAFQAWTGKEMPTDLIWDQLVQKYDIK
- a CDS encoding 3-deoxy-7-phosphoheptulonate synthase, whose amino-acid sequence is MGIHKRSTSLDIDKVKELSKLEGEFLAAKNQRDEELKRIIRGEDDRLLLVIGPCSSDNEEAVLEYARRLSKLQEEVKDKIFMVMRVYTAKPRTNGEGYKGLVHQPDTSKLPDLINGIAAVRNLHYRVITETGLTTADEMLYSANYPLVEDLVSYHAIGARSVEDQEHRFVASGIDMPTGMKNPTSGNLTVMFNGIYAAQNKQNFIYRDAEVDTDGNPLAHAILRGANTEKGGYEPNYYYDILLKTIKQYEQFGLKNPFIVIDTNHDNSGKNYLEQIRIVRQTLINRAWNESIRKYVRGFMIESYLEDGRQDSPEVFGKSITDPCLGWEKTEALIREIHQTV
- the aroB gene encoding 3-dehydroquinate synthase, whose amino-acid sequence is MKLTVNLPNTPYDILIQRGSLAQIGTWIKELWKPQKIAIITDDHVGTLYRETVQSSLEQAGFETIVFEFPEGEASKNLDTVNQAYEFLVKNGMTRSDGIIALGGGVVGDLAGFVASTYMRGIHFLQIPTSLTAQVDSSIGGKTGVNIPFAKNMVGTFCQPDGVLIDPDTLKTLGKRELIEGMGEVVKYGLIDDVELWETLDQLDGSIESILEHADYIIYHSCEVKRKVVVEDELDNGVRLYLNFGHTIGHAIEATAGYGQVMHGEAVAIGMVQISRTAEKKGLMPAGMTEKIIAMCEKFGLPTTHQPWNVDELYAALTHDKKARGKTIKLVIVPQLGQAAIHQIPMEEMLEFLQV